GTGATCGGCAACGACGTCACCATCACCATGGCCGCCGAGGCCGGACAGCTCCAGCTGAACGCCTTCGAGCCGATCATCCTGCACTCCCTGTCCGAGAGCATCACCCACCTGCGGACCGCCTGCCTGACCCTCGCCGAGCGCTGCGTCGTCGGGATCACCGCCAACACCGAGAGGCTGCGCGCAAGCGTCGAGAGCTCCATCGGCCTGGTGACCGCCCTCAACCCGCACATCGGCTACACGGCAGCCACCGACATCGCCAAGGAGGCCCTCGCCTCCGGACGCGGCGTGGCCGAACTCGTCCTGGAGAAGGGCCTGTTGCCCGCCGAGCGGCTCGAAGCGCTGCTGCGGCCCGAGGTGCTCGCCGGCACCAGCGGCGCGCAGGGGATCTGATCCGATGAGCACCAGGACCGGCCGGACGGCACAATGGTGATCATGTCTCCGTCGCTGACCTTCCAACCGGTCCTGGAGCGCATCGCCACCGAGATCGCGCAGACTCCCGGTCGCGGGCGGCCCGCCGACTACATCCCGGCGCTCGCCGCCTGCGACCCGCGCAGCTTCGGCATGGCCGTCGCCGAGCTCGACGGCACGGTCTACGGCGTCGGGGACTGGCGCCAGCCCTTCTCCACCCAGTCCATCACCAAGGTCTTCACCCTCGCCCTCGACCTGGCCCGCGAGGGCGACGAACTGTGGGAGCACGTCGGCCGCGAACCGTCCGGCAACCCGTTCAACTCCCTGGTCCAGCTGGAGTACGAGAACGGCATCCCGCGCAACCCGTTCATCAACGCGGGCGCCCTCGTCGTCACCGACCGGCTGCAGACCCAGACCGGCGACGCGGCGGCCACCCTGCTCGACTTCCTGCGCGCCGAGAGCGGCAACTTGGCGCTCACCTTCGACAAGGGCGTCGCCGCCTCCGAGGCCGCGAACGGCGACCGCAACGCCGCCCTCGGCCACTTCATGGCCTCCTACGGCAACATCGACAACCCGGTGCCGGTCCTCCTCGACCAGTACTTCCGCCAGTGCTCCATCGAGGCGTCCTGCGCCGACCTCGCGCTGGCCACCGGATTCCTGGCCCGGCACGGCATCCGCGCCGACGGCTCCCGGCTGCTCACCCGCAGCCAGGCCAAGCAGGTCAACGCCGTCCTGCTCACCTGTGGCACCTACGACGCGGCCGGCGACTTCGCCTACCGTGTGGGCCTGCCCGGCAAGAGCGGCGTGGGCGGCGGCATCATCGCGGTCGTCCCCGGCCGCTGCACCCTGTGCGTGTGGAGCCCCGGCCTGGACCAGCGCGGCAACTCCGTGGCGGGCGTCGCCGCCCTGGACCGCTTCACCACGCTGACGGGGCTGTCGGTGTTCTGAGCTCGGCCACTCGGAGTCAGCCGAGGAACTCGGTCACCACGGGCAGCAGCAGCTCCGTCCGCTGCATCAGCGCCATGTGGGCGGTCGCGGGCAGGACCGCCAGCCGGGCGTCGGGGATGAGGCCCTGCATCTCTGCCGCGTGCTCGATCCGCACGAAGTCGGTGTCGCCGATGACCAGGAGCGTGGGTGCCGCCAGCCCGCGCAGGTCGTCGGCGCCCCAGGGCAGCGGGGCGTGCGCCGCGGCCGTGCACTTGCCGATGAAGTCCTGGAAGTGCTCGGGATGGGGTGCGACGGCCGCGTACGCCTCCGCCATCTCCTGGAAGTCGGCCTGGCTCGGCAGGCGCGGGGAGGTGTAGTCGGGCGTGCGGATGTCGTCGTGGTAGCCGTCCTGCGTGTACTGGGTGGAGGCGAGCACCAGCTTCCCGACCCGCTCGGGGTGGCGCACGGCGATCTCCAGCGCGGTCAGGCCGCCGAGGCTGAAGCCGAGGAAGTCCGCCTGCTCGACGCCGAGTTCGTCCAGCAGCGCCACCACGTCGGAGGCCAGGTTCGACACGGTCATGGCGCGCTCGGTGTCCGCGGTACGGCCGTGTCCCTGAAGCTCCGGAGCCACGACACGCCGTCCGGCGGCCAGGGCGGGCAGCACGGCCGCGAAGGCCAGCTCGATGGTGAGAACGCCGCCGTGCAACAGGACGAGCGGGCGCCCGGTGTCGTGCTCGGCGCCGTGGATCTCGTAGTACATCTCCAGGCCGTTGACCTTGGCGTACGCAGAGCTGTTCGTCATCGTCATCACGTCCGTTCCGGGGCAGCCGTATGGGGATACCAGGCAGACCGGCGGCACCGGGAGAACTCATCGCTCCGGCGGCGGCGATCGCACATGGATCAATCCCGGGCATATAGTCGACGCCGGTCATCAGCATCCGGAGAGGCATCTGCGTGCACGACACAGCGGACTTAGTGGCGGACACCTACGCGCTCGGCGCCGGGCCGTGGACGATGACACCCATCACCCGTGGCGCACTGGGCCAGATCTGGAGGCTCTCCGGAAACGGCTCCTCATGGGCGATCAAGGAGCTCCTCTTCGGCTGCGACGAAGAGCAGGTCGACCGGGAGGCCGCGCTACGGCAGGCCGCGGAGGACCTGGGCATCGCGTCGCCGCGGCTCTTTCCCAACCGCCACGGCGCACACGTCTCGCAGCTCGCCGCCTCTTCCGGTGGTTCCACGGCGTCCTACGTCAAGCTGTACGACTGGATCGACGGTACGAAGGCGGACCCGTCCGATCCGGAGATCCTGGACTGGTTCGGCCGGGCCATGGCGCTCCTGCACACGGCGGGAGAGGGCGCGAGCGGGGCGCCGGATCCCTGGTACGAGCAGTGCCCTCAGGACACCGACTGGAAGAAGCTCCACAAGGAGGTTCAGCAGGCCGGGCTGGAGTGGGCGGACCAGCTGGGCCGGTTCATCGCGACGTCCGCGACGGAGCTGGCCCGGTGGGTGTCCCCGTCCGGCTCCGGCGATCTGGTGACGTCACATCTCGACCTTCAGCCCCAGAACGTCCTGGTCCGCACGGACGGACCGGTCCTTCTGGACTGGGACAACGCCGGGACCATCTCCGCGGAACGCGAACTCGCCAAAGCCTTGTACGTGTGGTCGGGCGGCAGCGAGGCGAACACCGATTCCGCCCGGCGACTGATGCGCGCCTATCGCAGGGCCGGAGGCCGCGCCGCCGTCAAGGGTCCGGATTCCTTCTCGATGCTGTTCGCGACCGACCTCAACTACGTCCGCGTCCAGGCCGAGTGCGCCATCGATCCGGCCGTGACGCCCGCGCAGCGCGAGTTCGCCGGCAACCAGGTCGTCACCACCCTGAACAGCCTGCCGGACCTGTCGGCCATCGCCCGGCTGACCGCGGCGGTCGAAGCCGTGGGGTGACCCCGGCGGTCGAGCCCGAGGTCTGACCGAGGACCGATCACACGGCGGTCACACGCAGGCCGTCGCCCCGAGGGAAGTGTGTCGCCTTCCGGCCATCCGGCGTTGACACGCTGCCCGAGTGTTGGCCATGGCTTTTCCCGTCGATCTACGCCGCTGTCAGGCCCTGGGCCTGGCCGGTACCGCCGCGTTGGCGCTGGGCGGTGAGACGGCCGGGGCCCTGCCGGTGCGGGAGCTGCTCGATCCCGCCTCCGCACGCGGCGCGCTCGGCCTGGTCGGCGTGTACTTCGGCGTCGTCCTGCTGATCGCCGCCTGGGCGCTGCTGGGCAAGGTCGTACGCGGCCCCGAACCGCCGCCCGTACGCGCCCTGTTGGGCGTGCTCGCCGTCTGGGCGGCGCCGCTGCTGCTGGCGCCGCCGCTGTTCAGCCGGGACGTGTACAGCTATCTCGCGCAGGGCGCCATGGTCGACGCGCACCTCGACGTGTACGCGCACGGGCCCGCGCAACTCGGGGGCCCGCTCGCCGACGAGGTGGCGCCGATGTGGCAGCAGACCGCGACACCGTACGGCCCGGTCTTCCTCGCCGTCGCTTCCGCGCTGTCCGGCCTCACCCGGGGCGACGTGCCGGCCGGGCTGATCGGTATGCGTCTGGTGGCCCTGCTCGGCGTGGCCCTGATGGCGGCCGCGCTGCCCCGGCTGGCCCGGCACAGCGGCGCCGACCCGGCTGCCGCGCTGTGGCTGGGCGCGCTCAACCCCCTGGTCCTGCTGCATCTGGTGGCCGGCGCGCACAACGACGCCCTCATGCTCGGCCTGCTCGGTATCGGGCTGGTCGCCGCGCGCGGCCGGTGGCACGTCCTGGGCGTCGTCCTCGTGACGCTGGCGGCGCTGGTCAAGGCGCCCGCCGCGCTCGGCCTGCTGGCGGTGGTCGCGCTGCGCGGCCGCCGGGGCCTGGGACGAACCGTCCTCACCACGGCAGGCGTCGCCCTGGCCACGACGGCGGCGGCAACGGCCGCAGCCGGTACCGGATATGGCTGGATAGCAGCCCTGAAGACGCCGGTCTCCCCGCACAACTGGGCGCCCACCAGCGTCCTCGGCCGCGCCACCGGCGCCCTGCTTCACCACCTCGGCAGCGGCCTCGCCCCGCTGGCCCTGCCGCTGTGGCAGGCGGCCGGACTCGGCGCGACCGTGCTGGTCGTCCTGTTCATCTGGCTGCGGCTCAAACCCGGCCCGGTCTACGCGCTGGGGCTGAGCCTCGCCGCGATGGCCGCGCTCGGCCCCGCGATCCGGCCCTGGTACGCCCTGTGGGGCCTGTTCCTCATCGCCGCCGCCGCGCCCCGCGGAGCGGTCGGCCCCCGCGTCGCCGCCGTGACCTGCGTCCTGGCGCTGGCCGTCCTGCCCGGCGGCGGCCCCCCGGACGCCGCCCAGGTGGTCCTCGCCGTCTCCGGCGGCGCCCTGGCCGCGGTCGTACTCTGGCAGGCCCACCAGGCGGCCCATGCCCCGGTGCTCGGGCGGGCGGCGTGAGAGCGCCGCGCCCGGCTTCGGTGAGCCGCTCGGGCACGGATCGTGGGTGGCTGATCGTTCTGCCCGCCGACCGCGGACGGCTGCTCCTGCTGCTGGCCCTCGCCGCTGCCGTCACCGTGTTCACCGCGACCGTGCCCCTGCTGCGCGACTGGTTCGACCTGCGCGTCTACTACGGGGCTGTGGACGCCTGGATCCACCACAGCGGCCGGATCTACGACTACCGGGTGCCGGGGACGACGTACGGCTTCACCTATCCGCCGTTCGCCGCCCTCAGCATGCTGCCGATGGCCGCGCTCGGGCTCCGCGCGGCGATCGTCGTCTCGCTGCTGCTCAACCTCGCGGCCCTGGGCGCTGTGGTGTGGATCCTGGTCGGGCCCGCGCTGCGCCGCTACGGCTGGTTCGGGTTCGCCGTGGCGGGCTGTCTGCTGGCGCTGCTCGAACCCGTCCGTGACACGTTCAGCTTCGGGCAGGTCAATCTGCTGCTGCTGGCCCTTGTGCTCGGCGACGCGTGGCTGCTGTCCAACGGCCGGGGCAGCTGGGCGGGCGTCGGCATCGGCCTGGCCGCGGCCGTGAAGCTCACGCCGGTGCTCTTCATCGGGCTGCTGCTGCTCGCCCGGCGATGGCGCGCCGCCGCCGTCGCGTCGTCCGTCGCCGCTGCCGCCACCGCCCTGGCGGCGTGGGCGGCGCCGGACGCCTCGCGCTTCTACTGGACCGACGCGGTGTGGGACACCACCCGCATCGGCCGCCTCGCCTACGTCTCCAACCAGTCGTTGCAAGGCGTGCTGGCTCGGCTCGCGCAGCCGCACGAGCCGAGCCGGGCCGCATGGGCGGTGGCCGCCCTCGCGGTGCTGTGCGTCTGGGCGTGGCGGGCATCGCGCGCGGTGGCCGCCGAGGACTGGCCGGCCGCCTTCGCCCTGACGGGCCTCACCGCCTGCCTGGTCAGCCCCATCACCTGGGTGCACCACCTGGTGTGGTTGCTGCCGTCCTTCGCCGTACTGCTGCACCGACACCGGCCGCGCACCGCCGCCGCCCTGTACGCGGTGCTGTGCAGCAGCGTGGTGTGGCTGTGGTTCCACGACGCGTCCGGCATCGACGGCTTCCTCGGCAGCAACACGTACACCTGGATCACCCTCGGACTGCTGCTGTGGCTGCCGATCCGTCAGCCGCGCGTGATCCGCCGGCCCTTGAGCCGCAGCGCCAGCGCCACACCCCCCGCGCCCAGGCCCGCCGCGCAGACGATCCCGGCCGCCGCCGGCCAGCCGGGTCCGTCGCCGGTGGACAGCGGCGCGGCCACGGTGGCGGTGGCGGGAAGGGCGGCGGGCCCCGACCGCGGCACGGCCCGCGAGTCGACGAGCGACCCGACGGGGTCGACGCGTCCGGCCGCGCCGAAGCCCCAGTCGAGCAGGGAGCGGGCCTCGTCGTACACGGTGAACCCGCCGCCCGCCTGAGGGTTCATCACCGTGACGACCAGGGTGCGCCCGCCGCGGCGCGCGGCGGCGACGAGGGTGTTGCCCGCGTTGGTGGTGTAGCCGTTCTTGACGCCGATCATCCCGGGGTACGGTTCCACGCCGTCCGCGCCGCTCAGCAGCCGGTTGGTGTTCTGGATCGCGTACGACGAGTTCCCGCCCGCGGGGAACTGGGCCTGCGCCGTGGAGCAGTACCGCGCGAAGTCAGCGTTGCCGAGGCCGGTCCGCCCGAACACGGCCAGGTCGTACGCCGAGGAGACCTGGCCCGGCGTGTCGTACCCGTCGGGGGAGATGACGTGCGTGTCGCGGGCGCCCAGCGCGCGGGCCTTGGCCTGCATCCGGGCGGCCGTGGTGCGCCAGCCGCCGTTCATCGCGGCCAGCACGTGCACGGCGTCGTTGCCGGAGTTGAGGAAGACACCGCGCCACAGGTCGGACACCCGATAGGTGTGCCCCTCGGCGACGCCCACCAGGCTGCTGCCTTCGCCGATCCCCGACAGCTCCTGCTCGGTGACCGTGTGCCGCAGGCCGCCGGGCAGCACCGGCAGCACGGTCAGCGCGAAGAGCGTCTTCAAGGTGCTGGCAGGGGGCAGCCTGCGGTGTGCGTCGTGCGCGGCGAGCACCGCGCCGGTACGAGCGTCCGCCACCAGCCAGGACAGGGCGGAGACCTCGGGCACCGTGGGGGCCCCGGCGCGGGGCCGTACCTGGGTGTCCGACCGGTAGAGGGAGGGCTGCTGTGACGCGCTGGGTCTCGGGGCGCCCGGGTCCGTCGCGGCACGGGCGGCGGCCGGGCTCGGCGCGAGAGCCAGCGCACCGACCATGCAGACGGCGGAGCAGGAGACGGCGACGCGGGAGAGGGCGGCCCGGGAGGCGGGGCCCCGCTGAATGACACCGATGCGGGATGAGGATCCGATGGTCATACCGCAAACGTAGGAACGGACACGGCGTACAGCGGGCTGCCAGGGCCGAGCGACGGGATCGAGCACCCGGATGCCGCACGCGAGAGGTGTCCGGTGGGGTGCCGGAGGGTGCGGGCCGCACGCTCGGCTTCGGCACGTACAAGCTGACGCCGGACGGAGTGTCAGGAGGCGGGCAGCGTCGGCTGGACCTGCCGCAGGAAGGTGGCGTTGTCGGGCGTGGCGCGCATCCGCTCCAGGAGGGTTTCGAGGTTGGCCTGCCCGTCCCGCGTCTGCAGGGCGCGCCGCAGTCCTCGTACGGCGCTCAACTCGGCAGCGGGCAGCAGCAGTTCCTCGCGGCGGGTGCCGGACGGGGTGATGTCGACAGCCGGGTAGACGCGCCGGGAGGCCAGCGTGCGGTCGAGGCGGAGCTCCATGTTGCCGGTGCTCTTGAGCTCCTCGAAGAAGAATTCGTCGGCACGGGAGCCGGTCTCCACCAGTGCGGTGGCGAGGATGGTCAGCGAGCCGCCCTCCTCGGTGAGGCGGGCGGCACCGAACAGCCGCTTCGGGCCCTGCAGCGCGCTCGCGTCGACACCGCCGCTGAGCGTGCGCCCACCGGAGGCGGCCGCGTTGTTGTGCGCCCGGCACAGCCGGGTGAGGGAGTCCAGCAGGATGACGACGTCCTCGCCCTGCTCGACGAGCCGCTTGGCACGCTCGATGACGAGCTCGGCGAGTGCGATGTGCTGCTTGGGCGTCTTGTCGAACGTCGAGGCGAAGACCTCGCCGCGCACCGAGCGCCGCATGTCGGTGACCTCTTCCGGCCGCTCGTCGAGCAGCAGCACCATCAGGTGGCATTCGGGGTGGTTGCCCGCCACGGCGGCGGCGATCTGCTGGAGCAGCACGGTCTTGCCGGTCTTGGGCGGGGCCACGATCAGGCCGCGCTGGCCTTTGCCGACCGGCGAGACCAGGTCGATGAGGCGGGTGGAGGGCCCGCCCGCCGGGTGTTCGAGGCGCAGCCGGTCGCGCGGGTGCAGCGGGGTGAGGTCGCTGAAGTGCGGGCGGCGCTTGAGCTCTTCGGGCGTGCGGCCGTTGATCCGCTCGACCTCGGCGAGGGCGCGGGGTCCGCCGCGCACCCCTTCGACGGTGTCGCCCTTGCGCAGGCCGTGGCGGCGGATGAGCGCGGCGGAGACCTGGATGTCGGTCGGCGCGGGCAGGCAGCTGTCGGCGGCGCGCAGGTACCCCTGCCCGCCCTGGGCGATGTCGAGGACACCGAAGGCCTGGGCCGGGAGCTGCTGCTGTACGGGAGGGTGTTCGAGTGTGGTGGTCATGGTGATCGGTCCTTTCGCGGACGGAGTCATGAGGTCATGAGGGAGGGAGGGGAATGCCGGGGGAGGCGGCGTGCTCACGCCTCCGTGCGGCGGACGACATCACCTCGGGTAGGGCGGACGGCGGGAAATGCCCGAGTCCGTGCTCACGAGGTGGTGCGAAGAAGCTGGTCGGCCGGTCGGGATACGACGGGCGAGTCAGCGAGAAGAAGTGGAACTGGCACCGGCGCCCGAGACGGGGCGTATACAAGTGCTAGCGGCACTGTACCACCCAGCACCCCGGCGTGACTGTGATGTGCGCCTCAGTCGTTCGCGGAGCGGGGTCGAGGGTCGTTTTGGTGCAGGTCAGCGGCTTGCGAGGAGGCCGTAGAGCAGTGGGATGCGCGGTTCGGTCTCCGGCAGGCGCCACCAGCCGGACGGGGTGCGGGTCATCTGCGGCCAGCGGGACCAGGGCAGTTCGTCGCTCTCGCGCAGCCGCCGGATGTGCAGACCCGCGCCGATCAGGGCGTTGACGACGTCGCCCAGTCCGTGCATCCACTCGTAACTCTCGGTCGCGCCCCGCACGGCCGGGCCGTCCGTGTAGGTGTACGTCGCGTCCCGGTGGACGGCGTCCCGGCCGCCCAAGTAGTCGTGTCGCAGCAGCAGTTCGCCGCCCTCGCCCTCGGCGGGCTTGGGGCCCAGGGAGTTGAACAGCGGATGGAACTCGGCGATGTACAACCGGCCCCCGGGCCGCAGAAGTTGCGCCACCACCGCTGCCCAGCGATCGAGGTCGGGCAGGTAGCACAGGGCGCCCTTGCCGGTGTAGACGACGTCGAACCGCCGCCCTTCCAGGGCATCCACGGCGTCGTACACATTGGCCCGTACGTACGGGATGTCGGCGCCCGCGCGCGCCGCGATGTCGGTCGCGGCCCTGACCGACTCCTCGGAGATGTCCAGGCCGACCGCACGGGCGCCGCGCTCGGCGAAGGCGATCGTCTCGGTGCCGAGATGGCATTGGAGGTGCAGCACGTCCAGACCCGTCAGGTCCCCGAGGTCCTCCCACTCGAAGGCGGCGAACCAGCGGGACGGGTCGAGCTTCTCGTGCAGCCCGTAGAAGCGGCTGGCGAGGTGGACGGGGGTGCGCGCGTCCCAGTTGGCCTGGTTGGCCCGCATCATCCGCTCGTGCTCGGCGCTCGTCATGGGGACATCCAATCGTGTGCGACCAGCGAACGGCGGGAAGAACTCCGGCTCGGCGCGAGTTGGTGGCTGTCGAGTCATCGGCGACCAGAAGGGTAACTCCCGTGCGTGCACTGATTGTTGATCCCGAGGCACCCGGCCGGCTGAGGCTGGGGGAGGCCCCTGATCCGATTCCCGGCCCCGGGCAGGTCCTGGTCGAGGTCCGGCACACCTCGCTGAATGCGGCCGAGCTGTTCTTCGCTGAGCGGGCGGAGCCCGGAGAGGTGATCGGCTTCGATGCGGCGGGCGTCGTGGTCGCCGTGGCGTCGGACGGCAGCGGCCCCGGGGTCGGCAGCCGGGTCGTGGGCTTCGCCGAGGGCGGCGGCTTCGGCGCGCTGCGCGCCATGGACACGGCTGACCTGGCCGTGGTGCCCGACGGCGTCGACCTGGGCGAGGCAGCCACCCTGCCGGTCGCCGCCGGCACGGCACTGCGGGCGCTGGAGCAGGCGGGGCCGCTGCTGGGCCGCCGAGTGCTGGTGACCGGGGCGTCCGGCGGTGTCGGCGGGTTCGCCGTGCAACTGGCCACGCTCGCCGGGGCGTATGTCGTCGCGGTCGCCGGTTCCGAGGAGAGTGCCCGGGGCCTGTCCGAGCTCGGTGCGGACGAGGTGGCGATCGGCCTCGATACGGTGACCGTTCCGGTGGACGTCGTGGTCGACACCGTGGGAGGGGACCAACTCGTGGCTGCATACGCCCTGTTGGCGTCCGGTGGGAGCCTGCAGAGCGTCGGCTGGGCCGCCGGACGCGAGGCGGTCCTGCCCGTCGGCTCCACCCTGGGCAGCCCGGCGCCCAAGGCGATCGTCTCCGTCTACAACGGCGGAGGCCTCACCGACCGCCATGCGCAACTGCGCCGACTGCTCGACCTGGTCGCCGCGGGCCGGCTCCGCGTCCCGGTCGGCTGGCGCGGTCCCTGGGACAAGATCGCGGACGCTGTGGACGCGCTGGGCAACCGGCGACTTCGGGGGAAGGCGGTGCTGGACGTGGAGTGAGGCGCAGTCCGTACCGGTTCACGGTCGCGCCCGGCCGGGCGATGACGATCTACGGCTTCGTCGCGCCCCCACGTGATGACCCGCCGGGCGAGCCTCGCGCCGGGGAACTCGGCGCGGGGCCCGCGCATTTCCCCAGCGGGCACAACAGGAACCCCTCAACACCCCAAGTGGTTCTCCGAGTTGCTGCGCACACCGCTGTGAGCAGGCAGAATCACCGTCGTACGACCCCAAGTCGTACGACCCCGACCAGGCATCGCAGACT
Above is a genomic segment from Streptomyces sp. R21 containing:
- a CDS encoding phosphotransferase enzyme family protein, whose protein sequence is MHDTADLVADTYALGAGPWTMTPITRGALGQIWRLSGNGSSWAIKELLFGCDEEQVDREAALRQAAEDLGIASPRLFPNRHGAHVSQLAASSGGSTASYVKLYDWIDGTKADPSDPEILDWFGRAMALLHTAGEGASGAPDPWYEQCPQDTDWKKLHKEVQQAGLEWADQLGRFIATSATELARWVSPSGSGDLVTSHLDLQPQNVLVRTDGPVLLDWDNAGTISAERELAKALYVWSGGSEANTDSARRLMRAYRRAGGRAAVKGPDSFSMLFATDLNYVRVQAECAIDPAVTPAQREFAGNQVVTTLNSLPDLSAIARLTAAVEAVG
- a CDS encoding zinc-binding dehydrogenase — encoded protein: MRALIVDPEAPGRLRLGEAPDPIPGPGQVLVEVRHTSLNAAELFFAERAEPGEVIGFDAAGVVVAVASDGSGPGVGSRVVGFAEGGGFGALRAMDTADLAVVPDGVDLGEAATLPVAAGTALRALEQAGPLLGRRVLVTGASGGVGGFAVQLATLAGAYVVAVAGSEESARGLSELGADEVAIGLDTVTVPVDVVVDTVGGDQLVAAYALLASGGSLQSVGWAAGREAVLPVGSTLGSPAPKAIVSVYNGGGLTDRHAQLRRLLDLVAAGRLRVPVGWRGPWDKIADAVDALGNRRLRGKAVLDVE
- a CDS encoding alpha/beta fold hydrolase, translated to MTNSSAYAKVNGLEMYYEIHGAEHDTGRPLVLLHGGVLTIELAFAAVLPALAAGRRVVAPELQGHGRTADTERAMTVSNLASDVVALLDELGVEQADFLGFSLGGLTALEIAVRHPERVGKLVLASTQYTQDGYHDDIRTPDYTSPRLPSQADFQEMAEAYAAVAPHPEHFQDFIGKCTAAAHAPLPWGADDLRGLAAPTLLVIGDTDFVRIEHAAEMQGLIPDARLAVLPATAHMALMQRTELLLPVVTEFLG
- a CDS encoding class I SAM-dependent methyltransferase, with the translated sequence MTSAEHERMMRANQANWDARTPVHLASRFYGLHEKLDPSRWFAAFEWEDLGDLTGLDVLHLQCHLGTETIAFAERGARAVGLDISEESVRAATDIAARAGADIPYVRANVYDAVDALEGRRFDVVYTGKGALCYLPDLDRWAAVVAQLLRPGGRLYIAEFHPLFNSLGPKPAEGEGGELLLRHDYLGGRDAVHRDATYTYTDGPAVRGATESYEWMHGLGDVVNALIGAGLHIRRLRESDELPWSRWPQMTRTPSGWWRLPETEPRIPLLYGLLASR
- a CDS encoding glycosyltransferase 87 family protein gives rise to the protein MVLPADRGRLLLLLALAAAVTVFTATVPLLRDWFDLRVYYGAVDAWIHHSGRIYDYRVPGTTYGFTYPPFAALSMLPMAALGLRAAIVVSLLLNLAALGAVVWILVGPALRRYGWFGFAVAGCLLALLEPVRDTFSFGQVNLLLLALVLGDAWLLSNGRGSWAGVGIGLAAAVKLTPVLFIGLLLLARRWRAAAVASSVAAAATALAAWAAPDASRFYWTDAVWDTTRIGRLAYVSNQSLQGVLARLAQPHEPSRAAWAVAALAVLCVWAWRASRAVAAEDWPAAFALTGLTACLVSPITWVHHLVWLLPSFAVLLHRHRPRTAAALYAVLCSSVVWLWFHDASGIDGFLGSNTYTWITLGLLLWLPIRQPRVIRRPLSRSASATPPAPRPAAQTIPAAAGQPGPSPVDSGAATVAVAGRAAGPDRGTARESTSDPTGSTRPAAPKPQSSRERASSYTVNPPPA
- the rho gene encoding transcription termination factor Rho yields the protein MTTTLEHPPVQQQLPAQAFGVLDIAQGGQGYLRAADSCLPAPTDIQVSAALIRRHGLRKGDTVEGVRGGPRALAEVERINGRTPEELKRRPHFSDLTPLHPRDRLRLEHPAGGPSTRLIDLVSPVGKGQRGLIVAPPKTGKTVLLQQIAAAVAGNHPECHLMVLLLDERPEEVTDMRRSVRGEVFASTFDKTPKQHIALAELVIERAKRLVEQGEDVVILLDSLTRLCRAHNNAAASGGRTLSGGVDASALQGPKRLFGAARLTEEGGSLTILATALVETGSRADEFFFEELKSTGNMELRLDRTLASRRVYPAVDITPSGTRREELLLPAAELSAVRGLRRALQTRDGQANLETLLERMRATPDNATFLRQVQPTLPAS
- a CDS encoding glutaminase translates to MVIMSPSLTFQPVLERIATEIAQTPGRGRPADYIPALAACDPRSFGMAVAELDGTVYGVGDWRQPFSTQSITKVFTLALDLAREGDELWEHVGREPSGNPFNSLVQLEYENGIPRNPFINAGALVVTDRLQTQTGDAAATLLDFLRAESGNLALTFDKGVAASEAANGDRNAALGHFMASYGNIDNPVPVLLDQYFRQCSIEASCADLALATGFLARHGIRADGSRLLTRSQAKQVNAVLLTCGTYDAAGDFAYRVGLPGKSGVGGGIIAVVPGRCTLCVWSPGLDQRGNSVAGVAALDRFTTLTGLSVF
- the mptB gene encoding polyprenol phosphomannose-dependent alpha 1,6 mannosyltransferase MptB, coding for MAFPVDLRRCQALGLAGTAALALGGETAGALPVRELLDPASARGALGLVGVYFGVVLLIAAWALLGKVVRGPEPPPVRALLGVLAVWAAPLLLAPPLFSRDVYSYLAQGAMVDAHLDVYAHGPAQLGGPLADEVAPMWQQTATPYGPVFLAVASALSGLTRGDVPAGLIGMRLVALLGVALMAAALPRLARHSGADPAAALWLGALNPLVLLHLVAGAHNDALMLGLLGIGLVAARGRWHVLGVVLVTLAALVKAPAALGLLAVVALRGRRGLGRTVLTTAGVALATTAAATAAAGTGYGWIAALKTPVSPHNWAPTSVLGRATGALLHHLGSGLAPLALPLWQAAGLGATVLVVLFIWLRLKPGPVYALGLSLAAMAALGPAIRPWYALWGLFLIAAAAPRGAVGPRVAAVTCVLALAVLPGGGPPDAAQVVLAVSGGALAAVVLWQAHQAAHAPVLGRAA